In Mugil cephalus isolate CIBA_MC_2020 chromosome 7, CIBA_Mcephalus_1.1, whole genome shotgun sequence, the sequence ATGAAAGGGTAATGaaacagttattatttatttatttattttttactacaGAAGAAAGATGAACTGATTCATGATTGAAATGTCCTTCCGATGGAGTGTTATCCGTTGCAGCTCATTCTAAATCTTCACTGATGTGTTTCTTCTCATAAGGTACAGCATCGGTCTCATCCCCACCAAACAGAATCTGTCCCTCACAGAGAAAGTCACGGCGTCTTCGTTCTGCAGGTAAATCCTTTTTAAACTCAGACCAGGTGCAACAGTTGATCGTCCGTCTGTCCATTTCCctgatgtctgtgtgtctcctgCAGGAGGCGGCTGCCCTGCATCATGCTGAGCCTCCGTATGGCTCAGAACCTGAAAACAGCCATCACCTTCATTGAACAAGGACGTATCCTTCAGTGCCAACTGATTTGATCTCATTGTTTAATTCACTTGATTAACTCTGAGACTAGATTTGTCTCCACCCAACGATAGAAATAGTTTTGCGCTGTTGTCCTTGACTCAGTAACAGATGTTCGTGTTGGTCCAGACATCGTCACAGACCCAGCATTTCTAGTCACAAGGTTGGCGTCaacatgttgttttgtcttctcaAATTTGTTATCGAGGAACACTTCAAACAGCAACGACcaattcacacattcacacatgctcttgcattttttttttttaggaatatGGAAGATTTCGTCACATGGGTGGACTCCTCGAAGATCAAGCTCCATGTCATGAATTATAATGATGAGGTGAGTCACTTTTTACAATTTAACTACATATCACTCTATTGACTGACAGGAGAGCCGTAAAAAATTAAACACGTGTTTTAGCAAGTATATGAATCTTCCATATGAACAGCTCTCCtgattttttcatatttcacatattttttcatttatatccctttatttgtccctgtaCTCCTTCCTGTTACTCTTTCTTTTTGACCATGAGGATCAGCTTGACAATAATTCTGAGTTATGTAAATGACCGCTGCTGTGCTTCTTTTGCAGAGGGACGACTTTGACCTGGTGGCTTAAGAATATTCACCCCCATCCAACGTCCATCAACCTGGAAAACATGAACTCTGCTCTTTTAACTGTTCCTctatggaaaataataaatgctccaaccacttaaaaaaacagaagttattcCAGCAACAACAGGGGGGCCTCATTTCCTGGTTTTAcaatgtcctgttttttttctttttctggccACTGAAGTCTGATCTTCTGGCAGTTGACCCAGTATATAAAGACTGGACTTATTAATGGTGAGCATATTGAATAGGTGTGTGATTGTGGAGCTGACTGCTCTGAGTTTGGATGCCTACATGTCAGACCCACCAGTGATACAAGAACAGGGTCTGGTtgcttccttttcatttctccagcagAACCACTGATCAGCTGTAACCAGTTGTTAAGCTGTGTAACTTCTCACTGTTGCTTCCTCTGAACTCTGAACTGCtgggttcagtgtgtgtgtttctgtaagggtctgttcagacctggcatgtACCATGAAGAGAAGAGCTGTTGCTGAGAGCTCGTAAAACAACCAACATCTGTCAGACATGGAGATTTAAAGCAGAAACTGAGAatttgataaatatttaataatttccCTAAGACTTTTTACAATTGTGTCAACtatgtaaacaataaacattcTTTTTATCACAGTATTAAGACTTATGACTCTGAACCGAGCTCCAACATCAGTGTGTAAACGTAGGAATTAGTCTTGCATTTAAATTTTCCAGTAAACAGAGTAACATGAactcactgtaaaacatttgcTTCCACATGTAGAGAGGTCCCATTATAGGGTCAGTCCATACTGAATAAAGCACAGAAAGAATATCCTAACTTGAACATTTAGAGTATAAGACAACTTGAAGGCACCCTGGTGTGCAACAGAAATATAACCGGATTAGTTAACGGTAAGTGCCTTCTTTTTGTCCAGGTCTTCGCCTGAGCGTCCGTCAGAGCCACCAGAATCGCACAtagatgatgagtgtgatgaAGAACACTGACACAGCGGCCACCTTAGCATAGGTGGAGCGGGTGTTGAGGTACTTGGCGTCGCTGCGGTACTTTTTTGACAGGGCGGACAGGTTGATGGCTTTTGTGTCGAGAGCTGAGGAAACGACGACAGACAGATGAGTAACGACACAAAGCAGCTAAAGATAACACCACAAACTATCAAACGGCAATGTAATATGAACCGGTTGGCATTATACTGCATTTAACAAGAGTTCTTAGTATTGTGTGAGGTGCAGGTATGCTAGCGAGGACCAACTATACCTACCAGAAAGAGCTTCTCCTCTTTGTAGTACTTCCTCGATATTTGCCACCATAATTCTCTGCACATCCTGCAGCTCTGTGTTAATGCTCCCAAAGTTCCTCCGGGCCCTGCTGTCAACATACGacttctttgttttctggatGTATGTGTCTGGAACAATATATGAAATGCGGTCAAGTTTTTCACGAAAAGTTCTGATGCAAGTCACCATTGCAGTTTTAGGGACACAGAGGGGGTCTATCTGTATTTGGCAGTTTAATGGCGTGGCTAATCACTGTCTCTACTTAAAAGTCTTTCTTCAGTGTTCCATAAAAAGCAGGACCAGTCTTACCAAACTCAATGAAATAATACGGCCTCGTTACTGTGGGAACTCTTCTTCCGTACTGGTCATAGAACTCGTTGTGGAGGTCTTCAAGGTAACCAAACACTAACTTTTTGGGGAAAGAAACTTCACACAGGGCCAGGTAGCATACACCCTGGGCTATTAaaaagctgtggaaaaaaaaaaaaaaagattatttagaATGAATCTGACGCGTGGCGTTACATGCATCAAATAAAACCTCACCTTAACTGTACAAGAGAACAtattctgttttctctctaaGATATGAACAGTGGTACTAGTGTTATCTTACTGAAAGCTCACGTCTCCGGCCTCCAGGGTACAGCGGTCCGGACTCTGAGCGTTCAGTTTACGGCACAGCTGCTTGGCCTGAGTCTGGTATTGCTGGAGATCTCTTCCTGACTGGGGAAAACACACGACAgtttacagtaaaaataaaagggtCGGACTGGTCTTTCCACAATCCAGACCTGTCATCCACTGGAAATATTTATCAAACAACACATACTGAAATCGGTGAGAAGTTGAAACAAGAAAATGCTTTGCAGCAATTATCCACTTCAGTTGTCCAATACTttgcactaaaagaaaaagcGAAGCCCCTCTTATAATATCGAGTTCAAATTTCAACAGCTGAAAATTTGTCTTTGTATCATTTTCAGATAAATATAGCATTTACAtgattttgaacattttacagAGTTTTTGCTGATGGTCTGTAAATACTATATAACTTGTGGATGTCTTATGTTGTCAGTATTATAGAAATCAACTTTTCTAAATGTTCACACCTAAAagggatgaaaaaataaatagaaagatAGCAAGTTAAGTTGTTTTGCTAAAGCACCTGTATTATATCCATCCTAAATCCCCTTACAACCTTTCAATGCATTTCGTACAAGAAAACTTCCTCAAATTTCctcatgggtcttctgagggtgtcctgtggtgtctggtaacacaatgttgttagtggggacctttgggtcctatgggttgagaggaggggcctctgtggaccatcccacagatacttgatcagtttgggatctagtgaatctggaggccaggtcaacaccttgtgctgttcttcatgttttttgagttgttcttaaaccgtttttgggtgtgtgtgtgtgtgtgtgtgtgtgtgtgtgtgtgtgtgt encodes:
- the imp3 gene encoding U3 small nucleolar ribonucleoprotein protein IMP3; amino-acid sequence: MVRKLKYHEQKLLKKVDFINWEVDNNLHEVKVLRRFHIEKREDYTKYNKLSRNIRDLAQKIRDLDEKDGFRAQSTHQLLEKLYSIGLIPTKQNLSLTEKVTASSFCRRRLPCIMLSLRMAQNLKTAITFIEQGHVRVGPDIVTDPAFLVTRNMEDFVTWVDSSKIKLHVMNYNDERDDFDLVA
- the sec22ba gene encoding vesicle-trafficking protein SEC22b-A, with translation MILLTMVARVADGLPLAASIQEDEQSGRDLQQYQTQAKQLCRKLNAQSPDRCTLEAGDVSFHFLIAQGVCYLALCEVSFPKKLVFGYLEDLHNEFYDQYGRRVPTVTRPYYFIEFDTYIQKTKKSYVDSRARRNFGSINTELQDVQRIMVANIEEVLQRGEALSALDTKAINLSALSKKYRSDAKYLNTRSTYAKVAAVSVFFITLIIYVRFWWL